Proteins from one Pseudomonas bijieensis genomic window:
- a CDS encoding GntR family transcriptional regulator, producing MSDNVLPLSSVPLHTQLRDVLRARILDGQYPQGSQMPSESELGALFRVSRITVRQALGDLQKEGLIFKIHGKGTFVAKPKTFQNVSTLQGLAESMTGRGFEVINRLLSFKFIAADKLVAERLKLTEGEEVVQIKRVRLINREPVSLEITYLPKALGERLEKADLVTRDIFLILENDCALTLGHADLAIDAVLADSDLTQALEVEPGSPIMRIERLTHDASGQPLDFEHLYYRGDAFQYRLRIDRQKGTQA from the coding sequence ATGTCCGACAACGTTCTTCCCCTCAGCAGCGTGCCGCTGCACACGCAACTACGAGACGTGCTGCGTGCGCGCATCCTCGATGGCCAATACCCCCAAGGCAGCCAGATGCCCTCGGAAAGCGAGCTCGGTGCGCTGTTCCGTGTCAGTCGTATCACCGTGCGCCAAGCGCTGGGTGACCTGCAAAAGGAAGGGCTGATTTTCAAGATCCACGGCAAAGGGACGTTCGTGGCCAAGCCCAAGACCTTCCAGAATGTCAGCACCCTCCAGGGCCTGGCCGAGTCCATGACCGGGCGCGGTTTCGAGGTGATCAACCGCCTGCTCAGTTTCAAGTTCATCGCGGCCGACAAACTGGTGGCCGAGCGCCTGAAATTGACTGAAGGGGAAGAGGTGGTGCAGATCAAACGGGTGCGCTTGATCAATCGCGAGCCGGTTTCCCTGGAGATCACCTACCTGCCCAAGGCCCTCGGCGAGCGCCTGGAAAAGGCCGATCTGGTCACCCGCGACATTTTCCTGATCCTGGAAAACGACTGTGCCCTGACCTTGGGCCATGCGGACCTGGCCATCGATGCGGTACTGGCCGACAGCGACCTGACCCAGGCCCTGGAGGTCGAGCCGGGTTCGCCGATCATGCGCATCGAGCGCCTGACCCATGATGCCAGCGGCCAGCCACTGGACTTCGAACACCTCTATTACCGTGGCGATGCTTTCCAGTACCGCTTGCGGATCGACCGGCAAAAAGGAACGCAGGCATGA
- a CDS encoding Gfo/Idh/MocA family protein, whose product MRTVRWGMIGCGSVTERKSGPAFYKAPGSALVAVMGRRSEAVSDYAERHGIARFYTDAQALIDDPEVDAVYIATPPDSHFSYSMLVAAAGKHCCVEKPMSLNATQSREMQRVFDAAGVHLFVSYYRRSLPRFRKVRQWIEQGCIGDIRHLTWTLTKPASSADISGAINWRTDPTIAGGGYFTDLACHGLDLFQFLLGDIVEVTGFAARQGGLYQAEDAVVAHWRFACGATGMGCWNFVADRREDRVEVIGSQGRINFSVFNDEPLQLCTDTSISLDIPHHPEHIQWHHVLGMNAHIRGESQHPAIAEQALKTDWVMDRILQRC is encoded by the coding sequence ATGAGAACGGTACGCTGGGGCATGATCGGTTGTGGCAGCGTGACGGAACGCAAGAGTGGGCCGGCCTTCTACAAGGCACCCGGCTCAGCGTTGGTAGCGGTGATGGGGCGACGTTCGGAGGCAGTGTCCGATTATGCTGAACGCCACGGTATCGCCAGGTTCTACACTGACGCGCAGGCACTGATCGATGATCCTGAAGTCGATGCGGTTTACATTGCGACGCCGCCCGACAGTCATTTCAGCTATAGCATGCTGGTGGCGGCCGCCGGCAAGCATTGCTGCGTTGAGAAACCCATGTCCCTCAATGCCACGCAGAGCCGGGAAATGCAGCGAGTATTCGACGCCGCGGGGGTGCATTTGTTTGTGTCGTACTACCGGCGCTCACTGCCGCGTTTTCGCAAGGTGCGGCAATGGATCGAACAAGGATGCATCGGTGACATTCGGCATTTGACCTGGACGCTCACCAAGCCCGCCTCATCGGCGGATATCAGCGGAGCGATCAATTGGCGTACCGATCCGACGATTGCAGGCGGAGGTTATTTCACTGATCTGGCCTGCCATGGCCTTGACCTGTTCCAGTTCTTGTTGGGGGACATTGTCGAGGTAACGGGTTTCGCCGCTCGCCAGGGCGGTTTGTATCAGGCAGAAGATGCGGTCGTGGCCCATTGGCGATTCGCCTGCGGGGCCACAGGCATGGGCTGTTGGAATTTCGTCGCTGACCGACGTGAGGACCGTGTGGAAGTGATCGGCAGTCAAGGGCGAATCAACTTCTCGGTGTTCAATGATGAGCCACTGCAACTGTGTACGGACACATCCATCAGCCTCGACATCCCTCATCATCCTGAGCATATCCAGTGGCACCATGTACTCGGCATGAATGCCCATATCCGTGGTGAGTCGCAGCATCCGGCCATTGCCGAACAGGCATTGAAGACCGACTGGGTGATGGATCGCATTCTCCAGCGCTGCTGA
- a CDS encoding AraC family transcriptional regulator, producing MQMKVIDPTYELALVSPFLLQTLAEVVADKGFDAASLCRGLGFGLDDLQDPAQRISYRQAVVMIQRALRLLPDQGLGLWVGDRNVLGTLGLLGHVLSLCETLRDAFALGVRYQHTTGGIAVTSVEEATDRIMVEATCRLPFAEIQVFAVEEFFASLMVYGRALAGADFKPQAVEFMHAAPSYAQQYQRILGPDVRFGCRHNRMLIDVRWLDMRLPNHHPLALRQALALLEQEVTEVHQKIDLIQAVERAIARDLTRGSHIEKIAGDLNMSSRTLRRRLTEHGLTFEALLEQVRRGRTLSLLANPGLSIERITEEVGYSDVRSFRRAFRRWTGMSPSAFRNEGQTL from the coding sequence ATGCAGATGAAAGTCATCGACCCCACCTATGAGTTGGCGCTGGTATCGCCATTCCTGCTGCAAACCCTGGCCGAGGTGGTGGCTGACAAGGGCTTCGATGCCGCCAGCCTGTGTCGCGGCCTGGGGTTCGGTCTTGACGATCTGCAAGATCCCGCCCAGCGCATTTCCTATCGTCAGGCGGTGGTCATGATCCAACGGGCGCTCAGACTGTTGCCCGACCAGGGCCTGGGATTATGGGTGGGCGACCGTAACGTGCTCGGCACCCTCGGCCTGTTGGGCCACGTCTTGTCGCTGTGCGAAACCCTGCGCGATGCCTTTGCCCTGGGGGTTCGTTACCAGCACACCACCGGTGGCATCGCGGTGACCAGTGTCGAAGAAGCCACTGACCGGATCATGGTCGAGGCGACCTGCCGCCTGCCTTTCGCCGAGATCCAGGTATTTGCCGTGGAGGAGTTCTTCGCCAGCCTGATGGTCTATGGGCGGGCGCTGGCGGGGGCCGATTTCAAGCCTCAGGCCGTGGAGTTCATGCACGCCGCGCCGTCCTATGCCCAGCAATACCAGCGGATACTGGGGCCGGATGTGCGCTTCGGTTGCCGGCACAATCGCATGCTGATCGATGTACGCTGGCTGGATATGCGCCTGCCCAATCACCACCCGTTGGCCTTGCGCCAGGCCTTGGCCTTGCTGGAGCAGGAGGTCACCGAGGTCCACCAGAAGATCGACCTGATCCAGGCTGTGGAACGGGCGATTGCCCGGGACCTGACCCGTGGCAGCCACATCGAGAAAATCGCTGGCGACCTCAACATGAGCAGCCGCACCCTGCGTCGGCGCCTGACCGAACACGGCCTGACCTTCGAGGCCTTGCTCGAACAGGTGCGCCGCGGTCGAACCCTGAGCCTGCTGGCCAACCCCGGGCTGTCCATCGAGCGCATCACCGAAGAAGTCGGCTACAGCGATGTGCGCAGTTTTCGCCGGGCGTTCCGGCGTTGGACCGGTATGAGCCCCAGTGCGTTTCGCAATGAGGGGCAAACGTTGTAG
- a CDS encoding transporter gives MNPIRTTFALQLTLGLAGVCALPAWATETGVDNIGPGTDGFFVLPLEVDSLPDNMVAFNLYYNHYKARKFNISSLGGEVPNVEIESTAVVPRIDYLSPLRVAGGRVGIYIAQPWIKQEVAVFGLSDTREGMGDTTISPIVLWDMGKNLTLAAAVEITVPTGEYSKDRLANTSTNFYTYKPLFSFTWLPTENTELSMKTTYSFNRENKDTDYRSGQIFHFDYSASYRLTDNLRLGLNGYYLKQTTDDKQYGRTVQFAGQDVDDGVRGQVFAIGPALHLTFLKYASAEIRWAKEFDVENRPEGEMLWAKISIPFAF, from the coding sequence ATGAACCCGATCCGCACGACATTCGCCTTGCAATTGACCCTCGGCCTGGCCGGCGTTTGTGCCCTGCCCGCGTGGGCTACCGAAACCGGAGTCGATAACATCGGCCCCGGTACCGACGGTTTTTTTGTGTTGCCCTTGGAAGTCGACAGCCTTCCGGACAACATGGTCGCGTTCAACCTCTACTACAACCACTACAAGGCCCGGAAATTCAACATCAGCTCGTTGGGCGGCGAAGTGCCAAATGTCGAAATAGAATCCACGGCGGTGGTCCCGCGTATCGATTACCTCAGCCCATTGCGAGTGGCCGGTGGACGCGTGGGGATCTACATCGCCCAACCCTGGATCAAGCAGGAAGTCGCGGTGTTCGGCCTGAGCGATACCCGCGAGGGCATGGGCGATACCACCATTTCGCCAATCGTGCTGTGGGACATGGGCAAGAACCTGACCCTGGCCGCGGCGGTGGAAATCACCGTGCCGACCGGCGAATACAGCAAGGATCGCCTGGCCAACACCAGCACCAATTTCTACACCTACAAGCCGCTGTTCTCCTTCACCTGGCTGCCCACGGAAAACACCGAGCTGTCGATGAAAACCACCTACAGCTTCAACCGTGAGAACAAGGACACCGACTACCGTTCAGGGCAGATCTTTCACTTCGATTATTCCGCCAGCTACCGCCTGACCGACAACCTGCGGCTGGGGCTCAACGGCTACTACCTCAAACAGACCACCGACGACAAACAATACGGCCGCACCGTGCAATTCGCCGGGCAGGACGTGGACGATGGTGTGCGCGGCCAGGTGTTCGCCATCGGCCCGGCGCTGCATCTCACTTTCCTCAAATACGCCAGCGCCGAAATTCGCTGGGCCAAGGAATTCGATGTGGAAAACCGCCCCGAAGGGGAGATGCTCTGGGCCAAGATCAGTATTCCGTTTGCGTTCTAA
- a CDS encoding D-arabinono-1,4-lactone oxidase: MRAPRLIPWRNWSGAQSCLPAARLAPKDLDELVQVVRRAEGRIRPVGSGHSFSALVPTDGTLLSLSFFSGLLDHDGASLQAEFGGGTPMSRMGPALKSIGQALPNMADVDYQTLAGAIATSTHGTGKAFGSYASQVVGLQLVTASGEVLDCDAQRHPEVFKAGRVSLGALGLVTRVRLQNRVAYRLREHQWVAKTEELLEDVEANTRDNQHWEMQVVTHSDYALSITLNETTDPATPPISPEEEGGNEFVTLIENLDKYGSDFPAIRRALLNSLRLVADFDDRVGDSHDIYANARTVRFNEMEYSVPAEHGPACLREILALIRDKDLRTWFPIEYRYVKADDIALSMFEGRDSCSISVHQHYQMDHHNFFAAIEPIFWKYQGRPHWGKLHSLNAKALQALYPRWTEFTQVRQALDPGGKFLNGHLSSILGVS, from the coding sequence ATGCGCGCGCCACGGTTGATTCCGTGGCGCAACTGGTCGGGCGCGCAGAGCTGCCTGCCAGCGGCGCGCCTGGCCCCCAAGGACCTCGATGAGCTGGTGCAGGTGGTGCGCCGCGCTGAAGGGCGGATTCGTCCGGTGGGTTCCGGCCATTCCTTCAGCGCCCTGGTGCCCACCGACGGCACCTTGTTGTCGCTGAGCTTTTTCAGTGGGCTGCTGGATCACGACGGGGCCAGCCTGCAAGCCGAGTTCGGTGGCGGCACGCCCATGTCCCGCATGGGCCCGGCGCTCAAGTCCATCGGCCAGGCGCTGCCGAACATGGCCGACGTGGATTACCAGACCCTGGCCGGAGCCATCGCCACCTCGACCCACGGCACCGGCAAGGCTTTCGGCTCGTACGCGTCCCAAGTGGTCGGCCTGCAACTGGTAACGGCCAGCGGCGAGGTGCTCGATTGCGATGCCCAGCGTCATCCTGAAGTGTTCAAGGCTGGCCGGGTGTCCCTTGGCGCGTTGGGGCTGGTGACCCGTGTGCGCCTGCAGAACCGCGTCGCCTATCGCTTGCGCGAGCACCAGTGGGTGGCGAAGACCGAGGAGTTGCTCGAGGACGTGGAGGCCAACACCCGGGACAACCAGCATTGGGAAATGCAGGTCGTCACCCATTCCGATTATGCGTTGTCGATTACCCTGAACGAAACCACGGACCCGGCCACGCCGCCGATCAGCCCCGAGGAGGAGGGCGGCAACGAATTCGTCACGCTGATCGAAAACCTCGACAAGTATGGCAGCGACTTTCCCGCGATTCGTCGAGCGCTGCTCAACAGCCTGCGGCTGGTGGCTGATTTCGATGACCGGGTCGGTGACTCCCACGACATCTACGCCAATGCCCGCACCGTGCGCTTCAATGAGATGGAGTACTCGGTACCGGCCGAGCACGGCCCGGCATGCTTGCGGGAAATCCTGGCACTGATCCGCGACAAGGACCTGCGCACCTGGTTTCCCATCGAATACCGCTACGTGAAGGCCGACGACATTGCCCTGAGCATGTTCGAAGGCCGGGACAGTTGCTCGATCTCGGTGCACCAGCATTACCAGATGGACCATCACAACTTCTTTGCCGCCATCGAACCGATCTTCTGGAAATACCAGGGCCGTCCGCATTGGGGGAAATTGCATTCCCTGAACGCCAAGGCGCTCCAGGCGCTGTACCCGCGCTGGACTGAATTCACCCAGGTGCGCCAGGCGCTGGACCCTGGTGGCAAGTTCCTCAATGGGCATCTTTCGTCGATTCTGGGGGTGAGCTGA
- a CDS encoding c-type cytochrome: MPATTPSTSIWLKPAFILLLGTLLTGCGEEGKPPAPTVFTAMPSDAALAQVYDSSCKLCHANPGAGAPLTGDTNAWAPRVAQGADTLLDHAINGYNGMPPMGLCMHCSQEQFLALIAFMSGQHFQ, translated from the coding sequence ATGCCGGCAACGACACCTTCAACTTCAATCTGGCTCAAGCCAGCCTTCATCCTCCTGCTCGGCACCCTGCTCACAGGCTGCGGCGAGGAGGGCAAGCCGCCCGCGCCCACGGTGTTCACCGCCATGCCCAGCGATGCGGCGCTGGCCCAGGTTTATGACAGCAGCTGCAAGCTCTGCCACGCCAACCCCGGTGCCGGAGCGCCGTTGACCGGCGACACGAACGCCTGGGCCCCGCGGGTCGCCCAGGGCGCCGACACCCTGCTGGACCACGCGATCAACGGCTACAACGGCATGCCGCCGATGGGCCTGTGCATGCACTGTTCCCAAGAGCAGTTCCTGGCCCTGATCGCCTTCATGTCCGGTCAACATTTCCAATAA
- a CDS encoding LysR family transcriptional regulator gives MFDWNDLRYFLELQRSGRLLTAARRLNTTHATVARHIEAIEKSLGTALFVQHAQGYELTPAGETLLKHAEAMENVALLAQEDITQSSAPLGKIRLGVTEGLGIMFLASRMEGLFQRYPGLEVELVAVPRFVSILNREAEISIHLERPAADLLVTRKLTDYSLALYASQAYLDRSPALRSREDLARHAWIGYVDDLLFSQELMFLNSFCRNPRVVFHSTSVIAQQQAARSGLGIAVLPCYMANGDPALVPLLPDETIRRSYWISTRRELHKSVRLRVLWDYVVQLCEREQGLLLP, from the coding sequence ATGTTCGACTGGAATGACCTGCGCTATTTCCTGGAGCTGCAACGCAGCGGGCGTTTGCTGACGGCTGCACGGCGGTTGAACACCACCCACGCCACGGTGGCCCGGCACATCGAGGCCATCGAGAAAAGCCTGGGCACCGCGCTGTTCGTCCAGCATGCGCAGGGTTATGAACTGACCCCGGCTGGCGAGACGCTGCTCAAGCACGCCGAAGCCATGGAGAACGTGGCGTTGCTGGCCCAGGAGGACATCACCCAGTCCAGCGCACCGCTGGGCAAGATCCGCCTGGGGGTGACCGAAGGGCTGGGCATCATGTTCCTGGCCAGCCGCATGGAGGGGCTGTTCCAGCGTTATCCGGGGCTGGAGGTGGAGCTGGTGGCGGTGCCGCGGTTTGTCAGCATCCTCAACCGCGAGGCGGAAATCAGCATCCACCTCGAACGTCCAGCGGCCGACCTGCTGGTGACGCGCAAGCTCACCGACTACAGCCTGGCGCTGTACGCCAGCCAGGCCTACCTGGACCGCTCGCCAGCACTGCGTAGCCGCGAGGACCTGGCTCGCCACGCCTGGATCGGCTACGTCGATGACTTGCTGTTCAGCCAGGAACTGATGTTCCTCAACAGTTTTTGCCGCAACCCCCGGGTGGTGTTCCACAGCACCAGCGTCATCGCCCAGCAACAGGCCGCGCGCTCGGGGCTGGGGATCGCCGTGCTGCCTTGCTACATGGCCAACGGCGACCCGGCGCTGGTGCCCTTGCTGCCGGACGAAACCATCCGCCGCAGCTATTGGATCAGCACCCGCCGCGAACTGCACAAATCCGTACGCCTGCGGGTGCTGTGGGATTACGTGGTGCAGTTGTGCGAGCGCGAGCAGGGGTTATTACTCCCCTGA
- a CDS encoding GMC family oxidoreductase, producing the protein MQPVVDEYDYVIVGAGPAGCLLANRLSANPQHRVLLLEAGGRDNYPWIHIPVGYLFCIGNPRTDWCFKTEAQPGLQGRALSYPRGKVLGGCSSINGMIYMRGQAADYDGWTAEGNPGWAWKDVLPLFRQSENHFAGASEFHGAGGEWRVERQRLSWPILDAFRSAAEQSGIPNVDDFNSGDNEGCGYFQVNQKAGVRWNAAKAFLKPVRQRPNLTVLTDVEVDRVLVRDDRAHAVSARWQGKGMTFKARKEIVLCAGAVGSPGILQRSGIGPRSLLQRLGIGVTHELPGVGGNLQDHLQLRLIYQLENARTLNQIAGTLWGKMGMGLRYLYDRSGPLSMAPSQLGAFARSGPEQTSANLEYHVQPLSLERFGEPLHSFPAFTASVCDLRPQSRGRVDIRSADPHEAPLIQPNYLSHPEDLRVAADAIRLTRRIVAAPALSAFKPVEYLPGPSLQTEEELHQAAARIGTTIFHPVGTCRMGQDHDAVVDAQLRVHGIKGLRIADASIMPRITSGNTCSPTLMIAEKAARMMLEADTRIIMPQKEPATA; encoded by the coding sequence ATGCAACCTGTCGTCGATGAATACGATTACGTGATCGTGGGCGCCGGCCCTGCCGGATGCTTGCTGGCCAATCGGCTTTCGGCCAACCCGCAACACCGGGTGCTGCTGCTCGAAGCCGGCGGGCGCGACAACTATCCGTGGATTCACATCCCGGTCGGCTACCTGTTCTGCATCGGCAACCCACGCACCGACTGGTGCTTCAAGACCGAAGCACAACCGGGCCTGCAAGGCCGCGCCCTGAGCTATCCCCGCGGCAAGGTCCTGGGCGGTTGCTCCTCCATCAACGGCATGATCTACATGCGCGGCCAGGCTGCGGACTATGACGGCTGGACCGCAGAGGGTAACCCTGGCTGGGCCTGGAAGGACGTTCTGCCGCTGTTTCGCCAGAGCGAAAATCACTTTGCCGGAGCCTCCGAATTCCATGGTGCCGGCGGGGAATGGCGGGTCGAACGCCAGCGCCTGTCATGGCCGATTCTCGATGCCTTCCGCAGCGCCGCCGAGCAGAGCGGCATCCCCAACGTCGACGATTTCAACAGCGGCGACAATGAAGGCTGCGGCTACTTCCAGGTCAACCAGAAAGCCGGGGTACGCTGGAATGCGGCCAAGGCCTTTCTCAAGCCGGTTCGCCAGCGTCCCAACCTCACGGTGTTGACTGACGTCGAAGTGGACCGTGTGTTAGTGCGTGATGACCGCGCCCACGCTGTCAGCGCCCGCTGGCAAGGCAAGGGCATGACCTTCAAGGCCCGTAAGGAAATCGTATTGTGCGCCGGGGCAGTTGGCTCGCCGGGCATCCTGCAACGCTCCGGGATCGGCCCGCGCAGCCTGCTGCAACGCTTGGGTATCGGCGTGACCCACGAGCTGCCTGGTGTGGGCGGCAACTTGCAGGACCACCTGCAACTGCGACTGATCTACCAATTGGAAAATGCCCGCACGCTGAACCAGATCGCCGGCACCCTGTGGGGCAAGATGGGCATGGGCCTGCGCTATCTGTACGACCGCAGCGGCCCGCTGTCCATGGCCCCCAGCCAACTCGGCGCATTCGCCCGCTCGGGTCCGGAGCAGACCTCGGCCAACCTCGAATACCACGTCCAGCCGTTGTCCCTGGAACGCTTCGGCGAACCGCTGCACAGCTTCCCGGCGTTCACCGCGTCGGTCTGCGACCTGCGCCCGCAAAGCCGTGGCCGGGTGGACATTCGTTCGGCCGACCCGCACGAAGCGCCGCTGATCCAGCCCAATTACTTGAGCCACCCCGAAGACTTGCGCGTTGCCGCCGACGCCATCCGCCTGACCCGACGCATCGTCGCCGCCCCGGCCCTGAGCGCGTTCAAACCGGTGGAATACCTGCCGGGCCCCAGTCTGCAAACCGAAGAAGAACTGCACCAGGCCGCCGCCCGGATTGGCACGACGATTTTCCACCCGGTCGGCACTTGCCGCATGGGCCAGGACCACGACGCGGTGGTGGATGCGCAACTGCGCGTCCATGGCATCAAGGGCCTGCGCATCGCCGACGCCTCGATCATGCCGCGCATCACCTCGGGCAACACCTGCTCGCCGACGCTGATGATTGCCGAGAAGGCGGCGCGGATGATGCTCGAGGCAGATACCAGAATCATCATGCCGCAAAAGGAGCCGGCCACAGCCTGA
- a CDS encoding MFS transporter — protein MSEHVQPLEATRSAGTSQETQKVIFASSLGTVFEWYDFFLYGALAAVISKQFFAGVNDTTAFIFALMAFAAGFIVRPFGALVFGRLGDMIGRKYTFLATIILMGLATFCVGLLPNYASIGIAAPIILVVLRMLQGLALGGEYGGAATYVAEHAPMGKRGFHTSWIQSTATLGLLLSLLVVLGCRYFTGDQFEVWGWRIPFLLSILLLGISTWIRLSLHESPAFLKMKEEGKCCKAPIRESFGKWENLKVVLIALFSINAGQAVTFYAAQFYVLFFLTQFLKMDPALANSLLIVSVVIGAPFFIFFGWLSDKVGRKPVLMIGLLLATALYFPIFKTLAHYANPAIDLASRQAPITVVADPATCTFQFDPVGKARFDSPCDKVKTFLVKQGLPYSSVAAPAGSAVQVSVGDVKLEGYDEAALRGAVTLAGYPQQADAQQINRPMIVALIVALIIISAMCYGPLAALMVELFPTRIRYTSMSLPYHIGNGWFGGFLPTVSFALVVYTGDIFYGLWYPVVITGVSLVVGMLCLRETRNVDLDTN, from the coding sequence ATGTCTGAACATGTTCAGCCCCTGGAAGCCACGCGCAGCGCCGGCACCAGCCAGGAAACCCAGAAAGTCATCTTCGCCTCGTCCCTGGGGACGGTGTTCGAGTGGTACGACTTTTTCCTCTATGGCGCCCTGGCGGCGGTGATCAGCAAGCAATTCTTTGCCGGGGTCAACGACACCACGGCGTTCATCTTCGCCCTGATGGCGTTCGCCGCCGGTTTCATCGTGCGGCCATTCGGTGCGCTGGTGTTCGGCCGGCTGGGGGACATGATCGGGCGCAAGTACACCTTCCTGGCCACCATCATCCTCATGGGCCTGGCGACGTTCTGCGTCGGCCTGCTGCCCAACTACGCCAGCATCGGCATCGCCGCGCCGATCATCCTGGTGGTGTTGCGCATGCTCCAGGGCCTGGCCCTGGGCGGTGAATACGGTGGCGCGGCGACCTACGTCGCCGAGCACGCGCCGATGGGCAAGCGCGGTTTCCATACCAGCTGGATTCAGTCCACCGCCACCCTCGGATTGCTGCTGTCGCTGCTGGTGGTGCTGGGTTGCCGCTACTTCACCGGCGATCAGTTCGAAGTCTGGGGCTGGCGCATTCCGTTCCTGCTGTCGATCCTGCTGCTGGGCATCTCCACCTGGATTCGCCTGAGCCTGCATGAGTCACCAGCGTTCTTGAAAATGAAAGAGGAAGGCAAGTGCTGCAAGGCGCCGATCCGCGAGTCGTTCGGCAAATGGGAAAACCTCAAGGTGGTGCTGATCGCCTTGTTCAGCATCAACGCCGGGCAAGCGGTGACCTTCTACGCCGCGCAGTTCTACGTGCTGTTCTTCCTCACTCAGTTCCTGAAGATGGATCCGGCCCTGGCCAACAGCCTGCTGATTGTGAGCGTGGTGATCGGCGCACCGTTCTTCATCTTTTTCGGCTGGCTGTCGGACAAGGTCGGGCGCAAACCGGTGCTGATGATCGGCCTGCTGCTGGCGACCGCCCTGTACTTCCCGATCTTCAAGACCCTAGCCCATTACGCCAACCCGGCCATCGACCTGGCGAGCCGCCAGGCACCGATCACCGTGGTCGCCGACCCGGCCACCTGCACCTTCCAGTTCGACCCGGTGGGCAAGGCGCGTTTCGACAGCCCTTGCGACAAGGTCAAGACCTTCCTGGTCAAGCAGGGCCTGCCCTACAGCAGCGTCGCGGCCCCAGCCGGAAGCGCGGTGCAGGTCAGTGTCGGTGACGTGAAACTCGAAGGGTACGACGAAGCCGCCCTGCGCGGTGCGGTGACCCTGGCCGGCTACCCGCAGCAGGCCGATGCGCAGCAGATCAACCGGCCGATGATCGTGGCCTTGATCGTGGCGCTGATCATCATCTCGGCGATGTGCTACGGACCGCTGGCGGCGTTGATGGTCGAACTGTTCCCGACTAGGATCCGCTACACCTCCATGTCCCTGCCCTACCACATCGGCAACGGCTGGTTTGGCGGTTTCCTGCCCACCGTATCGTTTGCCCTGGTGGTCTACACCGGAGATATCTTCTATGGGCTGTGGTATCCGGTGGTGATTACCGGAGTGAGCCTGGTGGTGGGCATG